In the genome of Pongo pygmaeus isolate AG05252 chromosome 9, NHGRI_mPonPyg2-v2.0_pri, whole genome shotgun sequence, one region contains:
- the SLN gene encoding sarcolipin, with product MGINTRELFLNFTIVLITVILMWLLVRSYQY from the coding sequence ATGGGGATAAACACCCGGGAGCTGTTTCTCAACTTCACTATTGTCTTGATTACGGTTATTCTTATGTGGCTCCTTGTGAGGTCCTATCAGTACTGA